In Bacillus sp. KH172YL63, one genomic interval encodes:
- a CDS encoding GyrI-like domain-containing protein: protein MNRQLIHNISVKEVRARKLVGFRVLCENDEYKNEIPKASKSLDNRLGEIKHLQNKDTQIGAFFVDSDKEEADGYWVCVEVEEFEDIPIDMVMITIPRQKYAAAEFKGSNQQIFQAYDELHQWAEDNSYVRLKNTWHLEIFQSWEDQDNLQVELLDTVR from the coding sequence TTGAACCGTCAGCTGATACATAACATATCCGTAAAAGAAGTTAGAGCACGCAAGCTTGTTGGATTTAGAGTTTTATGTGAAAACGACGAATACAAGAACGAGATTCCTAAAGCATCAAAATCGTTGGACAATCGGTTGGGAGAGATTAAACACCTGCAGAACAAAGATACTCAGATTGGCGCTTTTTTCGTAGACTCGGATAAAGAAGAAGCCGATGGATATTGGGTCTGTGTGGAAGTGGAGGAGTTTGAAGATATTCCAATAGATATGGTGATGATTACAATCCCTCGTCAAAAGTATGCTGCTGCAGAATTTAAAGGGTCAAACCAACAGATATTTCAAGCGTATGATGAACTGCACCAATGGGCTGAAGACAACAGTTATGTAAGGCTGAAAAATACCTGGCACCTCGAGATCTTTCAGTCGTGGGAAGACCAGGACAACCTTCAGGTGGAGTTGTTAGATACGGTTAGATAA
- a CDS encoding nucleotidyltransferase domain-containing protein: MRKSAVEAARCFVNEEFPNCDFAILAGSASRGEETPSSDLDIVIFDANSVSYRKSLVLYDWRIEAFIHNHQSYLLEFDREKQKGRPILGNMISEGIMLKDHEEFLQVKDNALQHVQSGPLPLTEEYIRASRYFIGDLLDDFIDAKSREEALITVNNLSLEIPDFILRLNNQWSGRGKGLTRALRSFDEKIYNEFFSSLNDFYLADNKQPFVDFVNKVYKPLGGFLFEGFSTRV; this comes from the coding sequence ATGCGAAAATCAGCTGTTGAAGCTGCAAGATGCTTTGTTAATGAAGAGTTTCCAAATTGTGATTTTGCGATATTGGCCGGGAGTGCTTCAAGAGGCGAAGAAACGCCATCTTCTGATTTAGATATCGTTATATTTGATGCAAATTCGGTCAGTTACAGAAAAAGTCTAGTTTTATATGATTGGAGAATTGAAGCGTTTATTCATAACCATCAATCGTATCTGCTGGAGTTCGATCGTGAAAAACAAAAAGGAAGGCCTATTTTAGGTAACATGATTTCAGAAGGTATCATGCTGAAAGATCATGAAGAATTCTTACAAGTAAAAGACAATGCCCTTCAACACGTACAAAGTGGACCCCTTCCTTTAACAGAAGAATATATAAGAGCCTCAAGGTACTTCATTGGTGATTTGTTAGATGATTTTATAGATGCGAAAAGCAGAGAAGAAGCTTTGATCACGGTAAATAACCTTTCATTGGAAATTCCAGATTTTATTTTAAGATTAAACAATCAATGGTCTGGGAGAGGGAAAGGATTGACGAGGGCTTTACGGTCTTTTGATGAAAAGATATACAATGAATTTTTCAGTTCTTTAAACGATTTCTATCTAGCCGACAATAAACAACCATTTGTGGACTTTGTAAATAAGGTATACAAGCCACTTGGCGGCTTTTTGTTTGAAGGGTTTTCTACTAGAGTATGA
- a CDS encoding YhgE/Pip domain-containing protein has product MRKKQLTLGALAFMLFLPSFLPASALAATEGKIASKDEVVYATLNAGGDVSNVYVVNTFEVTTAGQIHDYGDFSTVKNLTDLKKLDQDGQKIEMDAPEGKFTYQGNMAKDTELPWNVNVSYKLDGKDIHPSKLAGKTGHLEIDIETLENKDAESVFYENYLLQVSLNLPNTYENIEAADGMVASAGKDKQITFTVLPGKEKKLSVEADVEDFEFKGVQIAAVPSTLPIDASGTENMTDDMSELSKAIGKLNNGVAELKSGVSQLNDGAASLRSGSAQYQNGISELNGSSSQIVGASNSIGEALRSINQSLSANPADMDLSALNELPAGLNQLADGLTQAANGLQALQENYVQAYNALDGAMAEIPANNLTEEDIAALYTSGADPKVVDQLVASHKAAQKVKGTYANVKKAFAAVGPTLNEVSGSVNTMSGQLSSISANLSASLKETDMSGLAQLQQGLSELSGNYGQFHSGLVGYTEGVSQLSANYGQLHAGITELAGGTSGLEDGVGELHNGTSKLYKETKNLPDKMQEEINKMMAEYDKSDFQPVSFVSPKNEKVTSVQFVIKTESIEKEEKEAKKAVPEKEKGFWELLMDLFK; this is encoded by the coding sequence ATGAGAAAAAAACAACTGACCCTCGGTGCGCTTGCATTCATGCTGTTTCTGCCTTCATTTCTTCCTGCTTCTGCCCTCGCGGCAACGGAAGGGAAGATAGCGTCAAAGGATGAAGTCGTGTATGCGACGTTGAATGCCGGCGGTGACGTGAGCAACGTGTACGTGGTGAACACGTTCGAAGTCACCACAGCCGGTCAAATCCACGATTACGGGGATTTCAGCACGGTCAAGAACCTGACCGATTTGAAGAAGCTTGATCAAGATGGACAGAAGATCGAGATGGACGCACCGGAAGGGAAGTTTACCTATCAGGGCAACATGGCGAAAGACACAGAACTCCCTTGGAATGTGAACGTGTCCTATAAGCTCGACGGGAAAGACATCCACCCGTCAAAGCTTGCAGGAAAGACCGGTCACCTGGAAATTGACATCGAAACGCTTGAAAATAAAGACGCTGAGTCAGTATTTTATGAAAATTATCTTCTCCAGGTTTCCCTCAACCTGCCGAACACGTATGAAAACATCGAAGCGGCAGACGGGATGGTGGCAAGTGCCGGGAAGGATAAACAAATCACCTTCACCGTGCTCCCAGGAAAAGAGAAGAAGCTGAGTGTGGAGGCGGACGTAGAGGACTTCGAATTCAAGGGAGTCCAAATCGCAGCCGTCCCGTCCACGCTTCCGATCGATGCATCGGGTACGGAGAATATGACCGATGATATGTCAGAACTGTCGAAGGCAATCGGGAAACTGAACAACGGAGTCGCCGAGCTGAAAAGCGGTGTCTCCCAGCTGAACGACGGAGCGGCTTCATTACGTTCAGGTTCTGCTCAATATCAAAACGGCATCAGCGAACTGAACGGTTCTTCGTCTCAGATCGTCGGTGCGTCCAATTCAATCGGAGAAGCACTGCGGTCGATCAACCAGTCGCTGTCGGCCAATCCTGCTGACATGGATCTGTCGGCACTGAATGAACTGCCGGCCGGACTCAACCAGCTCGCGGACGGCCTGACCCAGGCAGCGAATGGACTTCAGGCGCTGCAGGAAAATTATGTTCAGGCATACAATGCCCTGGACGGGGCGATGGCTGAGATCCCTGCCAACAACCTGACCGAAGAAGACATTGCCGCCCTCTACACGAGCGGTGCCGATCCAAAGGTAGTCGATCAGCTGGTTGCCTCACACAAAGCGGCCCAGAAGGTCAAAGGAACGTATGCCAACGTCAAGAAAGCCTTCGCGGCAGTCGGACCGACGCTGAATGAGGTCAGCGGTTCCGTCAATACCATGAGCGGCCAGCTGTCATCAATCTCGGCGAATCTGTCCGCCTCCTTAAAGGAAACAGACATGAGCGGCCTTGCCCAGCTTCAACAGGGACTGAGTGAACTGTCCGGCAACTACGGACAATTCCATTCCGGACTTGTGGGCTATACAGAAGGCGTAAGTCAACTGTCTGCGAACTACGGTCAGCTTCACGCCGGCATCACCGAACTCGCAGGCGGCACAAGCGGCCTTGAAGACGGTGTCGGCGAGCTCCACAACGGCACAAGCAAACTGTACAAAGAAACGAAAAACCTCCCTGACAAAATGCAGGAAGAAATCAACAAAATGATGGCCGAATACGATAAATCCGACTTCCAGCCCGTATCCTTCGTTTCCCCGAAAAACGAAAAAGTGACTTCCGTCCAATTTGTCATCAAGACGGAAAGCATCGAAAAGGAAGAGAAGGAAGCAAAAAAAGCAGTCCCGGAAAAAGAGAAAGGCTTCTGGGAGCTGTTGATGGATTTATTTAAGTAA
- a CDS encoding efflux RND transporter permease subunit, with product MLVTILSTVAQFFVKVNYNMVDYLPDDAQSTQAMDIMEEEFTGAVPDTRVMVRDVTLQEALGYKRKLEAIDGVSDVLWLDDVIDLKTPLEVADKETVENYYKEKNALFSISVRTGDEVRITDEIYELIGESGAIAGEAANTASSQKMAGNESMYAGMLLVPLIILILVISTTSWIEPVFFLTAIGVSVLINLGTNIFLGEVSFVTQSVAPILQLAVSLDYAVFLLHSFSDYRKETDDPEEAMKLAMKKSFPAITASAATTFFGFIALTFMKFEIGSDLGLNLVKGIVLSFISVMVFLPALTLMFYKWMDKTKHKSFVPSFKGIGNKVLKLKFPSLILVLAILVPAFLAQTNTSFIYGMGSQPEDTRVGSDFKKVEEFFGETTPIVLLVPKGDMAKEEKLVEELESLDYVTGVMAYVKQVGAEIPPDYLDKSVTDQFYSENYSRFVINTNQGTEGDVPFSIVEGVEKAGSDLYGDDALALGESVTLYDIKNTVNKDNVVVNVLTVVTIALVLLFSFKSISIPVVLLITIEAAVWINLSIPYFTNTSLVFVGYLIISTVQLAATVDYGILFTEAYTHYRKEMPAKEAMVRTLEEKTFSISISAAILSSVGFILWITSTNPVVGSIGLLMGRGALLAFIMVLFVLPAMLLVFDKVIKKTTYKSNYYEEK from the coding sequence ATGCTGGTGACGATTCTGTCGACAGTGGCGCAGTTCTTTGTGAAAGTGAATTATAATATGGTCGATTATCTGCCTGATGATGCCCAGTCTACGCAGGCGATGGACATCATGGAGGAAGAGTTCACCGGTGCGGTTCCGGATACGCGGGTCATGGTGAGAGATGTGACCTTGCAGGAAGCACTGGGTTATAAACGTAAGCTTGAAGCGATCGATGGTGTATCGGACGTGTTATGGCTTGATGATGTAATTGATCTGAAGACCCCGCTTGAAGTGGCGGATAAAGAGACGGTCGAGAATTATTATAAGGAGAAAAATGCCCTGTTCTCGATCAGTGTCCGTACCGGGGATGAGGTCAGGATCACCGATGAAATTTATGAATTGATCGGGGAAAGCGGCGCGATTGCAGGGGAAGCGGCGAATACGGCAAGCTCCCAGAAGATGGCCGGCAATGAGTCGATGTATGCAGGGATGCTGCTTGTGCCCCTCATCATCCTGATCCTCGTCATCTCGACGACTTCCTGGATCGAGCCGGTGTTTTTCCTGACGGCGATCGGGGTGTCGGTGCTGATCAATTTAGGGACGAATATTTTCCTTGGCGAAGTGTCGTTCGTCACCCAGTCGGTGGCGCCGATCCTGCAGCTGGCGGTATCCCTTGATTATGCGGTGTTCCTGCTTCACAGCTTCTCCGATTACCGGAAAGAAACGGATGATCCGGAAGAAGCGATGAAGCTTGCGATGAAGAAATCTTTCCCTGCGATCACGGCGAGTGCGGCGACGACGTTCTTCGGATTCATCGCCCTGACATTCATGAAGTTTGAAATCGGGTCGGATCTCGGCTTGAACCTCGTGAAGGGGATCGTCCTGAGCTTTATCAGCGTGATGGTATTCCTGCCTGCGCTGACGCTTATGTTCTATAAATGGATGGATAAGACGAAACATAAAAGCTTTGTGCCGAGCTTCAAGGGGATCGGGAATAAAGTGCTGAAGCTGAAGTTTCCGAGTCTGATCCTGGTTCTGGCCATCCTTGTGCCGGCGTTCCTTGCACAGACGAACACGTCATTCATCTACGGGATGGGAAGCCAGCCTGAAGATACCCGTGTCGGAAGTGACTTCAAGAAAGTGGAGGAATTCTTCGGTGAAACGACGCCGATCGTCCTGCTTGTCCCTAAAGGGGATATGGCGAAGGAAGAGAAGCTTGTCGAGGAGCTTGAGTCCCTTGATTATGTGACAGGCGTCATGGCGTATGTGAAACAGGTCGGTGCAGAAATTCCGCCTGATTATCTGGACAAATCGGTCACCGATCAATTTTACTCTGAAAATTACAGCCGGTTCGTCATTAACACGAACCAGGGTACGGAAGGGGACGTTCCCTTTTCCATCGTGGAAGGGGTGGAAAAAGCGGGATCAGATCTGTATGGTGATGATGCGCTTGCCCTCGGGGAGAGCGTGACCCTTTATGATATTAAAAATACGGTCAACAAGGATAATGTCGTCGTGAATGTGCTGACGGTCGTCACGATTGCACTCGTGCTTCTGTTCAGCTTCAAATCGATCTCGATCCCTGTAGTGCTCCTCATCACGATCGAGGCAGCGGTGTGGATCAATCTGTCGATTCCGTACTTCACGAACACCTCACTCGTGTTCGTCGGCTATTTGATCATCAGCACCGTCCAGCTTGCGGCGACGGTCGATTACGGCATCCTGTTCACAGAAGCCTATACCCACTACCGGAAGGAAATGCCGGCGAAAGAAGCGATGGTGAGGACACTGGAAGAAAAGACGTTCTCGATTTCCATTTCTGCCGCGATCCTTTCAAGTGTCGGATTCATTCTGTGGATCACCTCCACCAACCCGGTCGTCGGATCGATCGGACTGCTGATGGGAAGAGGGGCGCTCCTTGCCTTCATCATGGTCCTGTTCGTCCTGCCGGCGATGCTGTTGGTATTCGATAAAGTGATTAAGAAAACAACGTATAAATCAAACTACTATGAGGAGAAATGA
- a CDS encoding TetR/AcrR family transcriptional regulator, translating to MNTKMDRRKKYTRMVLKESLLSLLKNKSISSITIKEICERADINRSTYYAHYANQYELLEAIEEDFIEDLTDTLSQYNFSKEDEALQMTEKLFEYLAANSNMCDTLLSENTDMYFLKKGMNITREFIFKNLIDESTIDQEAYDYINMFIVGGSIHVIQNWMQNGMDKSPGEMAGILNAFINRGLAGMRG from the coding sequence TTGAACACGAAAATGGACCGCCGGAAGAAATACACCCGCATGGTTTTAAAAGAAAGCTTATTATCGCTTCTCAAAAATAAATCGATCTCAAGCATCACCATCAAAGAAATCTGCGAAAGGGCAGACATCAACCGTTCCACCTATTATGCCCACTACGCCAACCAGTACGAACTGCTCGAGGCGATCGAAGAAGACTTCATCGAAGACCTCACCGACACACTCAGTCAATACAACTTTTCCAAAGAAGACGAAGCCCTTCAAATGACGGAAAAATTATTCGAATACCTCGCAGCCAACAGCAACATGTGCGACACCCTGCTCAGCGAGAACACCGATATGTACTTCCTCAAAAAAGGGATGAACATCACCCGTGAATTCATTTTCAAAAACCTGATCGACGAAAGCACCATCGACCAGGAAGCCTACGACTACATCAACATGTTCATCGTCGGCGGCAGCATCCACGTCATCCAGAACTGGATGCAAAACGGGATGGATAAGAGCCCGGGGGAGATGGCCGGGATATTGAATGCGTTTATTAATCGGGGGTTGGCGGGGATGAGGGGATAA
- a CDS encoding zeta toxin family protein yields the protein MGFKHTKEIFHNGQTYHVDRSHLHEIWLDHILNDHPHTQHSKRAILLGGGAGVGKSQAIIKALPVDEFVKINPDTFKEMMPEYQALISQINPVAAGFVHTESREIAHQLFVAAITNKLSIVYDSTLSYLPHAKEIITTLRNNSYEINLIMVDADTDVALERAKARWEEEYRFVPEEIVRNTNKEAAESFFKLKDEVDMYTVLRNNSRNFEDPYPIIVKPHVHSPEKILVPDEYDAYYLKAHAGDK from the coding sequence GTGGGTTTCAAACATACAAAGGAAATTTTCCATAATGGTCAGACATATCATGTAGATCGATCACACCTTCATGAAATTTGGCTTGATCATATTTTAAATGATCACCCTCACACCCAACATTCTAAAAGAGCAATATTGTTAGGTGGTGGAGCTGGTGTGGGGAAGTCTCAGGCAATCATAAAAGCTTTGCCTGTTGATGAATTTGTGAAGATTAATCCAGACACGTTTAAAGAAATGATGCCAGAATACCAAGCGTTGATTTCTCAAATAAATCCGGTTGCTGCAGGTTTTGTACATACCGAAAGTAGAGAAATCGCCCATCAATTGTTTGTTGCAGCCATCACTAATAAGCTATCTATTGTGTACGATTCTACCCTCAGTTACCTTCCTCATGCCAAAGAAATCATCACAACCCTCAGAAACAACTCCTACGAAATAAACCTGATCATGGTAGACGCGGACACAGATGTGGCTCTTGAGCGAGCAAAAGCTAGATGGGAAGAAGAATATCGGTTTGTTCCTGAAGAAATTGTTAGAAATACGAATAAAGAAGCTGCTGAATCTTTTTTCAAACTGAAGGATGAAGTTGATATGTATACAGTTCTTCGCAATAATTCCCGGAACTTTGAAGACCCGTATCCAATAATAGTTAAGCCACATGTGCATTCTCCTGAGAAAATCCTTGTTCCCGATGAATATGACGCGTATTATCTGAAAGCCCATGCAGGTGATAAATAA
- a CDS encoding universal stress protein, with protein MSLKYQNILVAVDGSKEAEWAFKKGIAIAKRNDAILSLIHVIDTRSFAAIESYDRTVGERAIKYAEELLNEYKAEAAEAGLSKVKTYVEYGSPKVIIPREATKNVKADLVICGATGLNAVERFLIGSVSEHITRAAHCDVLVVRTEEAE; from the coding sequence ATGAGTTTAAAATATCAGAACATATTGGTAGCTGTTGATGGATCTAAAGAAGCCGAATGGGCTTTCAAAAAAGGGATTGCCATCGCAAAGCGGAACGATGCCATCCTTTCATTGATTCATGTCATCGATACTCGTTCCTTTGCGGCAATCGAATCCTATGACCGCACAGTGGGAGAAAGAGCGATCAAGTATGCTGAAGAATTGTTAAACGAGTACAAAGCCGAAGCGGCAGAAGCGGGCTTGAGCAAAGTCAAAACCTATGTTGAATACGGCTCCCCGAAAGTCATCATCCCAAGAGAAGCAACGAAGAACGTCAAAGCAGACCTCGTCATCTGCGGTGCAACTGGCCTCAACGCCGTCGAACGGTTCCTGATCGGAAGCGTATCAGAACATATCACGAGGGCTGCACACTGCGACGTGCTTGTTGTGAGAACAGAAGAAGCTGAATAA
- the argH gene encoding argininosuccinate lyase, with amino-acid sequence MSKLWGGRFTKKPEEWVDEFNASISFDQELVLEDIEGSIAHVTMLKKCEILTGSEADQILEGLKVLYGKAENNELEFSVEYEDIHLNLEKQLIDLIGEVGGKLHTGRSRNDQIATDMHLFLKRRVKEIVALAEDLQEAIIAQAEANVETIIPGYTHLQRAQPISFAHHLMCYFWMINRDKERLVDSLKRIDISPLGAGALAGTTFPIDRAYSADLLGFGAYYENSLDAVSDRDFILEFLSNSSILMTHLSRLAEEMILWSTEEFRFIELDDSFTTGSSIMPQKKNPDMAELVRGKTGRVNGNLISLLTVLKGLPLAYNKDMQEDKEGMFDTVKTVVGSLKIFTGMISTMKVNKGQMEEAVGNDFSNATELADYLATKGIPFRQAHEIVGKLVLYCIEKGCYLKDVSLEEYGEFSSLIEEDIYSILTPYSAVERRKSYGGTGFAQVKEQIEKGKEQLGSVTVPSV; translated from the coding sequence ATGAGCAAGCTCTGGGGAGGGCGCTTCACGAAGAAGCCGGAGGAATGGGTGGATGAGTTCAACGCATCCATCTCTTTCGACCAGGAGCTTGTATTAGAAGACATTGAAGGCAGCATCGCCCATGTGACCATGTTGAAAAAATGTGAGATCCTGACAGGGAGTGAAGCGGATCAAATTCTTGAAGGGCTGAAAGTGCTTTACGGGAAAGCCGAGAACAATGAGCTTGAGTTTTCCGTCGAGTATGAAGATATCCACTTGAATCTTGAGAAGCAGCTGATCGATTTGATCGGCGAAGTCGGCGGAAAGCTCCATACGGGCAGAAGCCGGAATGACCAGATTGCGACCGATATGCACCTGTTTTTAAAGCGACGTGTGAAGGAGATCGTGGCGCTTGCCGAGGATCTTCAAGAAGCGATCATTGCCCAGGCTGAAGCGAACGTGGAAACGATCATTCCCGGGTATACCCATCTTCAGCGTGCCCAGCCGATCTCTTTTGCCCATCATCTGATGTGTTATTTCTGGATGATCAACCGTGATAAGGAGCGTCTTGTTGATTCCCTGAAAAGAATCGACATTTCGCCACTCGGTGCAGGGGCCCTTGCCGGGACGACTTTCCCGATCGACCGTGCCTACTCAGCCGATCTGCTCGGCTTCGGTGCTTATTATGAAAACAGCCTGGACGCCGTAAGTGACCGTGATTTCATCCTGGAATTCCTGAGCAACAGCTCGATTCTGATGACCCATCTGTCACGTCTTGCTGAAGAGATGATCCTGTGGTCAACGGAGGAATTCCGCTTCATCGAGCTTGATGACTCTTTCACGACAGGAAGCAGCATCATGCCCCAGAAGAAGAATCCGGATATGGCCGAGCTTGTGAGAGGGAAGACTGGAAGGGTGAATGGGAATCTCATCTCCCTCCTGACCGTCCTGAAAGGCCTGCCGCTTGCGTATAACAAGGATATGCAGGAAGACAAGGAAGGCATGTTCGATACGGTGAAAACCGTGGTCGGTTCCTTGAAGATCTTCACGGGGATGATTTCGACGATGAAGGTGAACAAGGGTCAGATGGAAGAAGCGGTCGGAAATGACTTTTCCAATGCGACCGAGCTTGCCGATTATCTGGCGACGAAGGGGATCCCATTTAGACAGGCCCATGAAATCGTTGGGAAGCTGGTGCTTTATTGCATTGAAAAAGGTTGCTATCTGAAGGACGTTTCACTTGAGGAGTACGGTGAATTCTCTTCACTGATCGAGGAGGATATTTACAGCATCCTGACGCCTTACTCGGCTGTTGAGAGAAGAAAGTCGTATGGCGGCACCGGTTTTGCTCAGGTGAAAGAGCAGATTGAAAAAGGTAAGGAACAGCTCGGATCGGTGACGGTTCCGTCTGTTTGA
- a CDS encoding argininosuccinate synthase, whose amino-acid sequence MRMNKKVVLAYSGGLDTSVAVQWLKEKGYEVIACCLDVGEGKDLDFVQEKALTVGASKSYVIDAKEEFANEYALLALQSHALYEGKYPLVSALSRPLIAKKLVEVAEQENATAVAHGCTGKGNDQVRFEVSIAALNPSLEVIAPVREWKWSREEEIEYAKDKGIPIPINLDSPYSIDQNLWGRSNECGVLEDPWAAPPEDAYDLTVSLENTPDEADVVEITFKNGVPVGLDGVEYPLDEIIAKLNVLAGKHGVGRIDHVENRLVGIKSREVYECPAAVTLLKAHKELEDLTLVKELAHYKPVIEKKMTELIYEGLWFSPLNKALKAFLDQTQVYVNGVARVKLFKGHAIVEGRKSPNSLYDEKLATYTKDDEFDHDAAVGFIQLWGLPTKVSAMVNADKKEKISQ is encoded by the coding sequence ATACGTATGAATAAAAAAGTGGTATTAGCTTATTCAGGTGGTTTGGATACGTCGGTTGCGGTTCAGTGGTTAAAGGAAAAGGGATATGAAGTCATTGCATGCTGTCTGGACGTGGGTGAAGGGAAGGACCTTGATTTCGTTCAGGAAAAGGCGTTGACGGTAGGGGCTTCGAAAAGTTACGTGATCGATGCGAAGGAAGAATTCGCGAACGAATATGCACTGCTTGCACTGCAAAGTCATGCATTATATGAAGGGAAGTACCCGCTCGTTTCTGCGCTGTCAAGACCGTTGATTGCGAAGAAGCTTGTTGAAGTCGCTGAACAGGAAAATGCGACGGCGGTTGCCCATGGCTGTACTGGAAAAGGAAATGATCAGGTGCGATTCGAAGTGTCGATTGCGGCATTGAATCCATCTCTTGAAGTGATTGCGCCGGTGCGTGAATGGAAATGGTCCCGTGAGGAAGAGATTGAGTATGCGAAGGACAAGGGCATCCCGATTCCGATCAACCTTGATTCCCCGTACAGCATCGACCAGAATCTGTGGGGAAGAAGCAACGAGTGCGGTGTGCTCGAAGATCCTTGGGCGGCTCCGCCGGAAGATGCATACGATTTAACGGTGAGCCTTGAAAATACGCCGGATGAAGCGGATGTTGTGGAAATCACGTTCAAAAACGGTGTGCCTGTCGGCTTGGATGGTGTTGAATATCCGCTGGATGAAATCATTGCGAAACTGAACGTTCTTGCAGGGAAGCACGGTGTCGGACGTATCGATCACGTGGAAAACCGCCTTGTTGGAATCAAATCTCGTGAAGTGTATGAGTGCCCGGCTGCCGTTACGCTGTTGAAAGCACATAAAGAGCTTGAAGATTTGACGCTTGTAAAAGAACTTGCCCACTACAAGCCGGTCATCGAGAAGAAAATGACTGAACTGATTTATGAAGGATTATGGTTCTCTCCACTGAACAAAGCGCTGAAAGCATTCCTTGATCAGACGCAGGTGTATGTCAACGGTGTGGCGCGCGTGAAATTGTTCAAAGGTCATGCGATCGTGGAAGGAAGAAAATCTCCGAATTCACTATATGATGAGAAATTGGCGACGTACACGAAAGACGATGAGTTCGATCACGATGCTGCCGTAGGATTCATCCAATTATGGGGTCTGCCGACGAAAGTATCTGCGATGGTCAATGCGGATAAGAAAGAGAAGATCTCTCAATGA
- a CDS encoding EcsC family protein: MNWSERDKQVWQSIKAWREELYDYEANDLEHTYVKWLDYAFESIPEDVQEQFFQRLDGWLFHMHSLIQGSQMQNDARERILVTARAFNEDIQKVEDLHYLTIDQLHYIAEQHAGRHRIYSLLQGGVTGTGGLVALGSDLPAMLVINLRSIQLIAITYGYDVQTPFEMMTSLKVFHAATLPARLRALAWDDLMEDLNKKDSNYFYDGSEQLTDYTWLEGSMKQALKAMAITMFKGKKWSGLPLVSIAIGAGSNYQLSRKITDFAEKYYQYRYLREKKSE, translated from the coding sequence GTGAACTGGTCGGAACGTGATAAGCAGGTGTGGCAGTCGATCAAGGCTTGGAGGGAAGAGTTGTATGATTATGAAGCGAATGATTTGGAGCATACATATGTGAAGTGGCTGGATTATGCGTTTGAGTCGATTCCTGAGGATGTGCAGGAGCAGTTTTTTCAGCGGCTGGATGGCTGGTTGTTTCATATGCATTCCCTGATTCAGGGGTCGCAGATGCAAAATGATGCCCGGGAGCGGATTCTTGTGACGGCGCGGGCGTTTAATGAGGATATTCAGAAGGTTGAAGATCTGCATTATTTGACGATTGATCAGCTTCATTATATTGCGGAGCAGCATGCGGGGCGGCACCGGATTTATTCTCTTCTTCAGGGAGGGGTGACGGGTACGGGCGGTTTGGTGGCGCTCGGGTCGGATCTGCCGGCGATGCTTGTGATTAATCTCCGTTCGATTCAGCTGATTGCGATTACGTACGGGTATGATGTGCAGACGCCGTTTGAGATGATGACGTCGTTGAAGGTGTTTCATGCGGCGACGCTGCCGGCGAGGCTGCGGGCGCTTGCGTGGGATGATTTGATGGAGGATTTGAATAAGAAGGATTCGAATTATTTTTATGACGGGTCTGAGCAGCTGACGGATTATACGTGGCTGGAAGGGTCGATGAAGCAGGCGCTGAAGGCGATGGCGATCACGATGTTCAAGGGGAAGAAGTGGTCGGGGCTGCCCCTTGTCAGCATTGCGATCGGGGCCGGGTCCAATTATCAGCTTTCCCGGAAGATCACGGATTTTGCGGAGAAATATTATCAGTACCGGTACTTGCGTGAAAAGAAGAGTGAATAA